A genomic window from Dermacentor silvarum isolate Dsil-2018 chromosome 9, BIME_Dsil_1.4, whole genome shotgun sequence includes:
- the LOC119463469 gene encoding vacuolar protein sorting-associated protein 4A, with translation MRAGRSGRRREGGQHPRFEADVAVLSDGFATTPGTASRDDDNATPPKTPPRPPQLAGTRRRLSVCHPMESVILLNESRGTGSPSTSGAVSAEEETLRLEGCLPAENALLGFVRQYPAQGHTLLLYGASGSAFIYLAKMIAKEDPRWEVHYVRMKQFLGRSTGRDCQRELETLFTEGGKDKIKMLFFYLLDTIYGNTLAPEEMEYAHRFKKELPQYLKRVASAGKQQLAVVASARKPWLFPSDLQMLFQKWVHVGLPGPTERIRLIRAHIGQVPCSLSDSNILQLSRMTEDYTYSEIGNMVEEAHLGPFKRIEAATHFRQVGSHWEVCSPSERGAVQLSWHTMNPTDVKEPIVYGDLLDGFVKVELRRSDKELAEMETVQLAHPEPKQDLSNPTDGARSSETSGKVRS, from the coding sequence ATGCGGGCAGGGCGAAGCGGAAGAAGAAGAGAGGGCGGCCAACATCCGCGCTTTGAGGCGGACGTGGCCGTCCTCAGCGACGGCTTTGCCACAACACCTGGAACCGCGAGCCGAGACGACGACAACGCGACGCCCCCCAAGACGCCCCCGCGGCCGCCTCAGCTGGCCGGCACTCGCCGCCGGCTCAGCGTGTGCCATCCCATGGAGTCGGTCATCTTGCTCAACGAGAGCCGGGGAACAGGCTCGCCCAGCACCAGCGGCGCTGTGTCTGCCGAAGAGGAGACGCTGCGACTCGAAGGCTGCCTGCCGGCTGAGAATGCACTGCTGGGCTTTGTGCGGCAGTACCCGGCCCAGGGTCACACCCTGCTCCTGTACGGTGCCTCAGGCTCCGCCTTCATCTACCTGGCCAAGATGATCGCCAAGGAGGACCCGCGCTGGGAGGTGCACTACGTGCGCATGAAGCAGTTCTTGGGCCGCTCCACGGGCCGCGACTGCCAGAGGGAGCTGGAGACTCTGTTCACCGAAGGGGGCAAGGACAAGATCAAGATGCTCTTCTTCTACCTGCTGGACACCATCTACGGGAACACGCTGGCGCCTGAAGAGATGGAGTACGCGCACCGGTTCAAGAAAGAACTGCCCCAATACTTGAAGCGCGTGGCGTCGGCCGGGAAGCAGCAACTGGCAGTCGTGGCGTCCGCGAGAAAACCTTGGCTCTTCCCGAGCGACCTGCAAATGCTCTTCCAGAAGTGGGTCCACGTTGGGCTGCCGGGTCCTACCGAGCGGATCCGGCTCATTAGGGCACACATCGGACAGGTTCCCTGCTCACTGAGCGACTCCAACATCCTCCAGCTGTCGCGAATGACCGAGGACTACACCTACTCGGAGATTGGGAACATGGTGGAAGAGGCCCACTTGGGACCTTTCAAGAGGATCGAAGCGGCCACGCACTTTCGACAGGTAGGCAGCCACTGGGAAGTTTGTTCGCCCAGCGAACGCGGTGCCGTCCAGCTGTCCTGGCACACGATGAACCCGACAGATGTCAAGGAACCCATCGTGTACGGCGATCTTCTGGACGGGTTTGTGAAGGTGGAGCTGCGTCGATCTGACAAGGAGCTGGCGGAAATGGAGACTGTCCAGCTTGCTCACCCGGAGCCCAAACAAGATCTCAGTAATCCCACCGATGGAGCACGTAGCAGTGAAACGAGCGGAAAAGTTCGTAGCTGA